In one Culex quinquefasciatus strain JHB chromosome 2, VPISU_Cqui_1.0_pri_paternal, whole genome shotgun sequence genomic region, the following are encoded:
- the LOC119767631 gene encoding histone H1-like, protein MTETEVAAAPAVAASPAKTTTPKKAKAPKAKGEKKPAKPAAHPPVAEMVLAAITTLKERNGSSLQAIKKYVATTYKCDVAKLSIFIRKALVKGVEKGTFTQRKGTGATGSFKLAVKEAAPKKAVAKKPAAAKKTKTAAAKKPAKKAAAAAKKPAGEKKAKAAAAKTAKKAGTVKKAKAAASPKKQKATKPSKTAAKKPKTPKPKKAAPAKKAAAAKKK, encoded by the coding sequence ATGACTGAAACCGAAGTTGCCGCCGCTCCAGCTGTTGCCGCGTCCCCGGCCAAGACCACCACGCCGAAGAAGGCCAAGGCCCCGAAGGCGAAGGGAGAGAAGAAGCCGGCCAAGCCCGCGGCCCATCCGCCGGTCGCCGAGATGGTTCTGGCCGCCATCACAACCCTGAAGGAACGCAACGGATCGTCGCTGCAGGCCATCAAGAAGTACGTCGCGACCACCTACAAGTGCGACGTGGCCAAGCTGTCGATCTTCATCCGGAAGGCGCTGGTCAAGGGCGTGGAGAAGGGTACGTTCACCCAGCGCAAGGGAACCGGTGCTACGGGTTCGTTCAAGCTGGCCGTGAAGGAAGCGGCCCCGAAGAAGGCTGTCGCTAAGAAACCAGCCGCCGCCAAGAAGACGAAGACCGCTGCGGCCAAGAAGCCAGCGAAGAAGGCTGCTGCCGCCGCGAAGAAACCCGCCGGCGAGAAAAAGGCCAAGGCAGCCGCTGCCAAAACCGCCAAGAAGGCTGGTACCGTGAAGAAGGCAAAGGCTGCTGCGTCTCCGAAGAAGCAGAAGGCTACCAAGCCATCGAAGACCGCGGCCAAGAAGCCCAAGACCCCGAAGCCGAAGAAGGCCGCGCCGGCCAAGAAGGCTGCTGCCGCCAAGAAGAAGTAA
- the LOC6048216 gene encoding histone H3, protein MARTKQTARKSTGGKAPRKQLATKAARKSAPATGGVKKPHRYRPGTVALREIRRYQKSTELLIRKLPFQRLVREIAQDFKTDLRFQSSAVMALQEASEAYLVGLFEDTNLCAIHAKRVTIMPKDIQLARRIRGERA, encoded by the coding sequence aTGGCCCGTACCAAGCAAACCGCTCGCAAGTCCACCGGAGGAAAAGCTCCGCGGAAGCAGTTGGCCACGAAGGCGGCCCGCAAGAGTGCCCCGGCCACCGGAGGAGTGAAGAAGCCTCATCGTTACCGTCCCGGAACGGTCGCGCTGCGTGAGATCCGTCGCTACCAGAAGTCCACCGAGTTGCTGATCCGCAAGTTGCCCTTCCAACGGCTGGTGCGTGAAATCGCCCAAGACTTCAAGACGGATCTGCGCTTCCAGAGCTCGGCCGTGATGGCGCTGCAGGAGGCAAGCGAAGCCTACTTGGTTGGACTGTTCGAGGACACGAATCTGTGCGCGATTCACGCCAAGCGTGTTACGATCATGCCCAAGGACATCCAACTGGCTCGGCGCATCCGTGGAGAGCGTGCATAA
- the LOC6048215 gene encoding histone H4, giving the protein MTGRGKGGKGLGKGGAKRHRKVLRDNIQGITKPAIRRLARRGGVKRISGLIYEETRGVLKVFLENVIRDAVTYTEHAKRKTVTAMDVVYALKRQGRTLYGFGG; this is encoded by the coding sequence ATGACTGGACGCGGCAAGGGAGGTAAAGGACTCGGAAAAGGAGGCGCCAAGCGGCATCGCAAGGTTCTTCGTGATAACATCCAGGGCATCACCAAGCCGGCCATTCGTCGTCTGGCCCGTCGTGGCGGTGTGAAGCGCATCTCCGGTCTGATCTACGAGGAAACTCGCGGTGTGCTGAAGGTGTTTCTGGAAAACGTGATCCGTGATGCGGTCACTTACACCGAGCACGCCAAGCGGAAGACCGTCACGGCCATGGACGTCGTGTACGCCCTGAAGCGCCAGGGACGCACGCTGTACGGTTTCGGAGGATAA
- the LOC6042916 gene encoding histone H2A: MSGRGKGGKVRAKARSRSVRAGLQFPVGRIHRLLRKGNYGERVGSGAPVYLAAVMEYLAAEILELAGNAARDNKKTRIIPRHLLLAIRNDEELNKLLSHVTIAQGGVLPNIQAVLLPKKTEKKAPVAASE; this comes from the coding sequence ATGTCTGGACGTGGCAAGGGAGGAAAGGTGCGTGCCAAGGCTCGGTCCCGGTCGGTCCGCGCTGGATTGCAGTTTCCCGTGGGTCGGATTCACCGGTTGCTGCGGAAGGGAAACTACGGTGAACGCGTCGGATCGGGTGCCCCGGTGTATCTCGCTGCGGTGATGGAATACCTGGCGGCGGAAATTCTCGAACTCGCCGGAAATGCCGCCCGGGACAACAAGAAGACGCGAATCATCCCGCGCCATCTGCTGTTGGCCATCCGGAACGACGAGGAGCTGAACAAGTTGCTGTCCCACGTGACCATCGCCCAGGGAGGAGTACTGCCGAACATTCaggcggtgctgttgccgaAGAAAACGGAGAAGAAGGCGCCTGTGGCAGCCTCTGAgtag
- the LOC6042917 gene encoding late histone H2B.L4, translated as MAPKASPGGKAVKKAAVGKAQKNISKVDKKTGVGKRKPRRKESYGMYIYKVLKQVHPDTGISSKAMSIMNSFVNDIFERIAGEASRLAQYNKRATISSREIQTAVRLLLPGELAKHAVSEGTKAVTKYTSSK; from the coding sequence ATGGCTCCGAAGGCAAGTCCAGGCGGCAAGGCCGTCAAGAAGGCGGCGGTTGGCAAGGCTCAGAAGAACATCTCCAAGGTCGACAAGAAGACCGGCGTCGGCAAGCGGAAGCCCCGCAGGAAGGAAAGCTACGGGATGTACATCTACAAGGTGCTGAAGCAGGTCCATCCGGACACGGGCATCTCGTCGAAGGCCATGAGCATCATGAACAGCTTCGTGAACGACATCTTCGAGCGGATCGCGGGGGAAGCTTCCCGGCTGGCCCAGTACAACAAGCGGGCGACCATCTCGTCGCGGGAGATTCAGACCGCGGTTCGGCTGTTGCTGCCCGGGGAGTTGGCCAAGCACGCCGTGTCCGAGGGAACCAAGGCCGTGACCAAGTACACCAGCTCGAAGTAG
- the LOC6048213 gene encoding NEDD8-conjugating enzyme UBE2F: MITLTRKKKDSGAGAIADKRISIREFLLVKEVQELEQNLPSTCKISFQDANVLSDFNLSIAPNEGFWQGGRFKFSVHVPEEYNMAPPKVKCLTKLWHPNINVEGDICLSLLRLNSIDGLGWAPTRRLKDVIWGLNSLFTDLLNFEDPLNIEAAEQYSKDKDKFQAKVREYVSAYARR; the protein is encoded by the exons ATGATCACGCTTACCCGGAAGAAGAAGGACTCGGGTGCCGGTGCGATAGCGGACAAACGCATCTCGATTCGGGAGTTTCTGCTGGTGAAGGAGGTGCAAGAGCTGGAGCAGAACCTGCCGAGCACCTGCAAAATATCCTTCCAGGACGCGAATGTGCTGAGCGATTTCAATCTGTCCATCGCACCGAACGAAGGGTTCTGGCAGGGTGGTCGGTTCAAGTTTAGCGTGCACGTGCCGGAGGAGTATAATATGGCG CCCCCGAAGGTGAAATGCCTGACGAAGCTGTGGCACCCGAACATCAACGTCGAGGGCGACATTTGCCTCTCGCTGCTCCGACTGAACTCGATCGACGGGCTGGGCTGGGCACCGACGCGTCGCCTCAAGGACGTCATCTGGGGGCTGAACTCGCTGTTCACG GACCTACTGAACTTTGAAGACCCGCTCAACATCGAAGCCGCCGAGCAGTACTCCAAGGACAAGGACAAGTTCCAGGCGAAGGTGCGGGAGTACGTGTCCGCGTACGCGCGGAGATAA